In the Engystomops pustulosus chromosome 2, aEngPut4.maternal, whole genome shotgun sequence genome, one interval contains:
- the LOC140118134 gene encoding uncharacterized protein isoform X2: protein MDKGHFKSLGLRYITAWLQHRIPQTSPYEIYATFTFHVTYIPQFNMARSNFSFVFWSDYTCSTGSREIRFLLFSFFGKETERHKPTNHQPERSQRVYRLPEIQDGVGKISHTHYSPRCINVHYRLKGCILSHPYTPFLTKVFKVFCLVSRGCYTTLSILCTPLRNIICTKDLYKGDGRGGGVSQTTGRTDRPVPRRPTHCWPRQGELTLLQRSHPRNLKKTGMDSKLPEVRTFPSYCEEIPGCKPELSLPNVVPSTGQGRPHQGSDNKVQEKISDLYQRSYEDSGLSNSLHLLGSLVSGPFQNTPGMDLKILEQKTGGSGQENPNPTCRQGGPAMVVGRRKSEERDLLVKQPLHPNPDRREPEGLGGSDASANFPGYLDRGDYKKVLKFPRVASSMGSTQREHSSSCPPTPPNSIRQYNYGLLHKKTRRNQVSSPEYPSSENIFVGRTTHSVNICHSSKRHGEFKGGLSKQKKDPTKRVEPQGGDLPAANIFVGLSSSGLVRNKGEYQMPALFFSGKRGEQGTAGRLLSPLGHSTSLRLPPNSPDRQGPEENISGKYQSHLHLPELAEEKLVPTLEEDVTRESSHSSAIRGPTTSGSNPSSKPREITAVCLDPESSFLSSQGLSSEVIKTLKASRKPVTFAIYHKIWKRFCSFCKDSPPSQANLNILQVLEFLQKGLELGLSTSTLKVQVSALSAFFDQPLIEHRWFPTFIGIRRLSYPPSVRTLLRQENANGVLWMGKIRGGRRRRRLLQDG from the exons atggacaaaggtcacttcaaatccctgggtcttagatatattactgcatggttacaacatcgaattcctcagacttccccctacgaaatatatgccaccttcaccttccatgtcacttacatcccacagtttaatatggcaagaagtaacttctcttttgtcttctggagtgattatacctgttccacaggatcaagagaaatccggtttttactcttctctttttttggtaaagaaaccgAACGGCACAAACCGACTAATCATCAACCTGAGAGGTCTCAACGAGTTTATCGTCTACCGgaaattcaggatggagtcggtaagatcagccacacacattattcaccaagatgcattaatgtgcactatagacttaaaggatgcatattatcacatccctatacaccatttctcacaaaggtttttaaggttttctgtcttgtctccagagggtgctacactacactttcaattctgtgcactccccttcggaatatcatctgcaccaaggacctttacaaaggtgatggcagaggtggtggcgtctctcagactacaggacgtactgatcgtcccgtacctagacgacctactcattgttggccaagacagggggagcttactcttctccagagatctcaccctagaaaccttaaaaagactgggatggatagtaaactaccagaagtcagaactttccccagctactgtgaggaaattcctgggtgtaaacctgaactcagtttaccaaatgtcgttccttccacaggacaagggagACCACATCAAGGATCTGATAACAAGGTTCAGGAGAAAATCAGTGATCTCTATCAGAGAAGCTATGAAGATTCTGGGCTCtctaacagcctgcatctcctcggtagcctggtgtcaggcccattccagaatactccagggatggatcttaagatcctggaacagaaaacaggaggatctggacaggaaaatcccaatcccacctgccgtcaaggaggacctgctatggtggttggaagacggaaatctgaggaaagggatcttctggtcaaacagcccttacatcccaatccagacagacgcgagccagaggggctggggggcagtgatgcctcagcaaatttcccagggtacctggacagaggagattacaagaaggtcctcaaatttccgagagttgcaagcagtatgggaagcactcagcgcgaacactcctcttcttgcccaccaacacctcctaattctatcagacaatacaactacggtctcctacataaaaagacaaggaggaaccaggtctcctctcctgagtaccctagctcggaaaatatttttgtgggcagaacaaCACACTCTGTCAATATCTGCCACTCATCTAAAAGGCACGGAGAATTCAAGggcggactttctaagcagaagaaagatcctaccaaacgagtggagcctcaaggaggagatcttccagcggctaacatctttgtggggttatcctctagtggacttgttcgcaacaagggagaataccaaatgcctgcattatttttctctggaaaaaggggagaacagggaacggctggacgccttctctcacccctgggacattccactagtctacgccttccccccaattcccctgatcgccagggtcctgaggaaaatatttcaggaaaataccagagccatcttcatctgcccgaactggccgaagaaaagctggtacCCACTCTTGAAGAAGATGTCACCAGAGAATCCAGTCATTCTTCCGCTATCAGAGGACCTACTACATCAGGGTCCAATCCATCATCCAAACCCAGGGAAATTACAGCTGTctgcctggatcctgaatccagcttcttaagctctcagggactctcatctgaagtcatcaagaccctgaaggcaagtagaaaaccagtcacctttgccatctatcataagatatggaagaggttctgttccttctgtaaggacagtccaccttcccaagctaaccttaatattttgcaggtgcttgaatttcttcaaaagggtttggagttgggtttgtctaccagcaccctgaaggtccaggtgtcggcgcttagtgccttcttcgaccagcctctcatcgagcacag gtggtttccgactttcataggaatcaggagattatcctaccctccttctgtgagaacccttcttcggcaagagaacgcgaatggagttctttggat gggaaaaataaggggaggaaggcgtcgaaggcgactattgcaagatggctga
- the LOC140118134 gene encoding uncharacterized protein isoform X1, translating into MDKGHFKSLGLRYITAWLQHRIPQTSPYEIYATFTFHVTYIPQFNMARSNFSFVFWSDYTCSTGSREIRFLLFSFFGKETERHKPTNHQPERSQRVYRLPEIQDGVGKISHTHYSPRCINVHYRLKGCILSHPYTPFLTKVFKVFCLVSRGCYTTLSILCTPLRNIICTKDLYKGDGRGGGVSQTTGRTDRPVPRRPTHCWPRQGELTLLQRSHPRNLKKTGMDSKLPEVRTFPSYCEEIPGCKPELSLPNVVPSTGQGRPHQGSDNKVQEKISDLYQRSYEDSGLSNSLHLLGSLVSGPFQNTPGMDLKILEQKTGGSGQENPNPTCRQGGPAMVVGRRKSEERDLLVKQPLHPNPDRREPEGLGGSDASANFPGYLDRGDYKKVLKFPRVASSMGSTQREHSSSCPPTPPNSIRQYNYGLLHKKTRRNQVSSPEYPSSENIFVGRTTHSVNICHSSKRHGEFKGGLSKQKKDPTKRVEPQGGDLPAANIFVGLSSSGLVRNKGEYQMPALFFSGKRGEQGTAGRLLSPLGHSTSLRLPPNSPDRQGPEENISGKYQSHLHLPELAEEKLVPTLEEDVTRESSHSSAIRGPTTSGSNPSSKPREITAVCLDPESSFLSSQGLSSEVIKTLKASRKPVTFAIYHKIWKRFCSFCKDSPPSQANLNILQVLEFLQKGLELGLSTSTLKVQVSALSAFFDQPLIEHRWVKRFIKAASRLKPQTVKKSSAWDLTLVLNALMKEPFEPIDSSSVKNLTLKTVFLIAITSARRLGELQAISIREPYMKILDDRIVLMLDPNFVPKVVSDFHRNQEIILPSFCENPSSAREREWSSLDGKNKGRKASKATIARWLRLAIASCYDLQKSPIPAGIRAHSTRAMSTSWAERRGASLDQICRAATWSSSTTFSKHYRLDLHLSKDLSFGRKVLQAVIPP; encoded by the exons atggacaaaggtcacttcaaatccctgggtcttagatatattactgcatggttacaacatcgaattcctcagacttccccctacgaaatatatgccaccttcaccttccatgtcacttacatcccacagtttaatatggcaagaagtaacttctcttttgtcttctggagtgattatacctgttccacaggatcaagagaaatccggtttttactcttctctttttttggtaaagaaaccgAACGGCACAAACCGACTAATCATCAACCTGAGAGGTCTCAACGAGTTTATCGTCTACCGgaaattcaggatggagtcggtaagatcagccacacacattattcaccaagatgcattaatgtgcactatagacttaaaggatgcatattatcacatccctatacaccatttctcacaaaggtttttaaggttttctgtcttgtctccagagggtgctacactacactttcaattctgtgcactccccttcggaatatcatctgcaccaaggacctttacaaaggtgatggcagaggtggtggcgtctctcagactacaggacgtactgatcgtcccgtacctagacgacctactcattgttggccaagacagggggagcttactcttctccagagatctcaccctagaaaccttaaaaagactgggatggatagtaaactaccagaagtcagaactttccccagctactgtgaggaaattcctgggtgtaaacctgaactcagtttaccaaatgtcgttccttccacaggacaagggagACCACATCAAGGATCTGATAACAAGGTTCAGGAGAAAATCAGTGATCTCTATCAGAGAAGCTATGAAGATTCTGGGCTCtctaacagcctgcatctcctcggtagcctggtgtcaggcccattccagaatactccagggatggatcttaagatcctggaacagaaaacaggaggatctggacaggaaaatcccaatcccacctgccgtcaaggaggacctgctatggtggttggaagacggaaatctgaggaaagggatcttctggtcaaacagcccttacatcccaatccagacagacgcgagccagaggggctggggggcagtgatgcctcagcaaatttcccagggtacctggacagaggagattacaagaaggtcctcaaatttccgagagttgcaagcagtatgggaagcactcagcgcgaacactcctcttcttgcccaccaacacctcctaattctatcagacaatacaactacggtctcctacataaaaagacaaggaggaaccaggtctcctctcctgagtaccctagctcggaaaatatttttgtgggcagaacaaCACACTCTGTCAATATCTGCCACTCATCTAAAAGGCACGGAGAATTCAAGggcggactttctaagcagaagaaagatcctaccaaacgagtggagcctcaaggaggagatcttccagcggctaacatctttgtggggttatcctctagtggacttgttcgcaacaagggagaataccaaatgcctgcattatttttctctggaaaaaggggagaacagggaacggctggacgccttctctcacccctgggacattccactagtctacgccttccccccaattcccctgatcgccagggtcctgaggaaaatatttcaggaaaataccagagccatcttcatctgcccgaactggccgaagaaaagctggtacCCACTCTTGAAGAAGATGTCACCAGAGAATCCAGTCATTCTTCCGCTATCAGAGGACCTACTACATCAGGGTCCAATCCATCATCCAAACCCAGGGAAATTACAGCTGTctgcctggatcctgaatccagcttcttaagctctcagggactctcatctgaagtcatcaagaccctgaaggcaagtagaaaaccagtcacctttgccatctatcataagatatggaagaggttctgttccttctgtaaggacagtccaccttcccaagctaaccttaatattttgcaggtgcttgaatttcttcaaaagggtttggagttgggtttgtctaccagcaccctgaaggtccaggtgtcggcgcttagtgccttcttcgaccagcctctcatcgagcacaggtgggtcaaaagatttattaaagctgcctctaggttaaagcctcagactgttaaaaaatcatcagcatgggacttaactctagttttgaatgccttaatgaaggaaccatttgaacctattgattcctccagtgttaaaaacctgacacttaagacagttttcctgatagccatcacttctgcaagaaggttaggtgaacttcaggctatatcgattagggaaccctacatgaaaattctagatgatagaattgtgttgatgttggatccaaattttgttcccaaggtggtttccgactttcataggaatcaggagattatcctaccctccttctgtgagaacccttcttcggcaagagaacgcgaatggagttctttggat gggaaaaataaggggaggaaggcgtcgaaggcgactattgcaagatggctgagactggcaattgcctcatgttacgacctacagaaaagcccgataccagcaggaatccgagctcactcgaccagggctatgtccacatcttgggcggaaagaagaggagcgtcaCTAGATCAGATTTGCAGAGCTGCAACGTGGTCTTCATCCACTACATTCTCCAAGCATTATAGGCTGGACTTGCACTTGTCAAAAGATCTATCTTTTGGACGCAAGGTGTTACAggctgtaatccctccctaa